Proteins from one Streptomyces sp. NBC_00289 genomic window:
- a CDS encoding MarR family winged helix-turn-helix transcriptional regulator, translating into MSTSPLPDVPASPEVVEIERALTRITYLSTRARQHDRLMALAGVPLDRAAVALLRQIADSEPLRPGELANRLGVEASHVTRTVQQLQKSGYVTRVPDPEDRRAQRVQLTDSGQQAVDRVRDAGSRGMMLALADWSPEELRQLATLFHRMVDDFLSHAEDGAEQAAAPAGTA; encoded by the coding sequence ATGTCCACGTCACCGCTGCCCGATGTTCCCGCGTCCCCCGAAGTCGTCGAGATCGAACGCGCCCTGACCCGGATCACCTATCTGAGCACGCGTGCCCGGCAGCACGACCGGCTGATGGCCCTGGCAGGTGTGCCGCTCGACCGCGCCGCCGTGGCGCTGCTGCGGCAGATCGCCGACTCCGAGCCGCTGCGCCCGGGGGAGCTGGCCAACCGGCTGGGAGTGGAGGCGTCCCACGTCACCCGTACCGTGCAGCAGCTGCAGAAGTCCGGTTACGTCACCCGTGTCCCCGACCCCGAGGACCGCCGCGCCCAGCGCGTGCAGCTCACCGACTCCGGGCAGCAGGCCGTCGACCGGGTCCGTGACGCCGGCTCGCGCGGCATGATGCTGGCCCTGGCCGACTGGTCGCCGGAGGAGCTGCGGCAGCTCGCCACGCTCTTCCACCGCATGGTCGACGACTTCCTCTCCCACGCGGAGGACGGAGCCGAACAGG